AAAATAATACGACGATAAGTGGTAAAGGTGCTGGCACCGTCCAGGTGAGCGGCTTTGATTAAGTCGCCATCCACACCACGTAAGCCAGCTAAGAAAAGAGCCATCACGAAGCCTGATGCTTGCCAGACGGCAGCAATGACCAAACAGTAAACCACCATGTCTGGGTTGATTAGCCAGTCAAATTTAAAGTTCTCAAAGCCTAGGTCTATCATGAGTTTTTCAAAACCGTTGGTTGGATTAAGTAACCACTTCCAAGCGGTACCTGTGACGATGAAAGAGATCGCCATAGGGTAAAGATAAATGGTTCGAATTGCGCCTTCGGCACGAATCTTTTGGTCTAAGAAAATGGCCAACATCACACCAAGGAACAGGCAGATGAGGATAAATAGCCCACCAAATACCCCTAGGTTGGTTAAGGCAACAATCCAACGGTCATTGTTAAATAGACGCTCATATTGATCGA
The window above is part of the Marinomonas sp. THO17 genome. Proteins encoded here:
- a CDS encoding sugar ABC transporter permease, producing MPKIVMAPTVVVTLVCIYGYMIWTAILSFTNSRMLPTYKFVGIDQYERLFNNDRWIVALTNLGVFGGLFILICLFLGVMLAIFLDQKIRAEGAIRTIYLYPMAISFIVTGTAWKWLLNPTNGFEKLMIDLGFENFKFDWLINPDMVVYCLVIAAVWQASGFVMALFLAGLRGVDGDLIKAAHLDGASTFTTYRRIILPSLKPVFFSALVILSHIAIKSFDLVAALTNGGPGYSSDLPANFMYAHTFTRSQIGLGSASAMVMLGCVLAILVPYLYSELRGKRHE